Part of the Penaeus monodon isolate SGIC_2016 chromosome 44, NSTDA_Pmon_1, whole genome shotgun sequence genome is shown below.
TGCATAACAACACCAGACACGTAACAAGGACATGAAAGCTGGATGTTCTTCTGTGTTCCTCTCAGACTAACACAAGAACTGAGATGGAAGCTTGGTTACATGAATTCAATGGTTTATCGCTTGTGGCTCAGAGAGAAAAgaccaatactaataatgaatgatttatgtgtagataataacaacaataataaaaagggtatttataataacagttatagtaataataataaaaaatcagacAAAAGGAATGGAAACCATGGATAGATTTTGTGACAACCgagtgtacatttatgtgtatgtatatatatgtatatatgtatatatatatatatatatatatatatatatatatatatataatatatatattttatatataatatatattttggggtgtggtgtgtgtgtgtgttgtgtgtgtgtttgtgtgtgatttgtgtgtgagtgtgtgtgtgtgtgtgtttggtggtgtgtatatatatatattttatatatatatatatatatatatatataatattataatatatatatatatatatatacatgtatgtatacatgtatgtgtgtgtgagagtataaatatgtataagaatgtaatataattatatgaaaatatccatataaaatgtatattacattagtTAAAAACCACACAGCCAAATCCTCACACATGCTGATGACCATTATCTAGGGAATGTAAGGATTTAATTTATAGTTTTTCATTGTAATAGACATAtggggtatgaatgaaaatggtaatTTCACATGCAACAAGGCATTTATGCATTTTGATTATTCTTGAACTAgaattacatatgtatttctgTAGATGTAAGGGCAACGCTTCAAATATATCTAGTGGTgcatatattctttttcatttatgcCTTTTTAAAGATGCTAACAATAATTTATCCTGAATTCTTTCTCATGGtattaaaaaaactacaattgtCAACTAATATATTtcagacatatacacagataaatatacacgcagatgcaaatataagtgtgtgtttttgcatgtggactcgatatatcaaaaaaaaaaaaaaaacatatatatatatattaataaaataaaatatatataaaatattatatattaatatatattatattatattactactataataaataCAAGAAGTTTCCTCCTGTAATTTTGGTCTAAAATCATGCTAAATCAAAACCTCGTGTATAAATCAGCCAACGACTTTCCACATCTGTAACTTTATTGATGAGGGGGAGAAGCATCTTCTTTAAGACTATGGACATTCGTGGCCATTTTTTCTAATCACCCCCAGTCAGTGAGGGCCAAGTGCATGTGATAAAAAGTCTATGAAGACTAAAACACAAGTCATATCGAGTAAAACTTGATCAAACTTGACAAAACTACATATTAAGAATAACTTATACAGCACAAATCAGAAAAAGGTAACTTTTAATATCTAAGAAGCATCTGGCTTATGGcttatcctttgtatgtactctcatgtgattTACTAAACCACTTTTCAAAGCAAAGGCCCCTttattacaaatctcacagcagtATGGCTTCACCTTTTATGTACTCTTATGTGTTTTCACTGGGCCAGCTTTCTGTGAGAAACCCTTATTGCaaactcacagctgtatggcttctcttccTATATACTCTCAATGTTTTCTTTGGCTAGACTCAGCTGAGAAGTCTTTATTGCAATCTCACCAGctatatggtttctcctgtgtatGTACTCTATGTGCTTTACCTACTATCTCTGtatagaaggccttattgcaaatctcacagctgtatggcttctcttttgtgtgtaatCTCAGGGTGGATTACTAGATTATATTTTTCTGAGAAAtcttttattgcaaatttcaAAAGCTGTATGATTTTCTCTTTTGTAGGGCACTCTCATATGCCTAACTACATGACTTTTCACATAGAATGCCTTATTGCAAATGTCACAGTTATAGGGTTTCCCTCCTGTGTATGAACTCTCATGTGGTTTATTTTGACTACTTCTTCATGAGAAGGCTTTATTGCAAATGCTTGCAACTGTGTGGCTTCTTTTTTGTGTTGTACTCTCATGTGGATTActgggttttgtattttttttggagaatttctttattgcaaatctcacagctgtatggtttctcttttTATGCACTCTCATATGCCTTGCTACATGACTGTTTCacatagaaggccttattgcaaatctcacagctgtaggGTTTCTCtcttgtatgcactctcataGCCTACTACATGATTTTTTCACATAGAAGGCCTTATTGAaaaatttcacagctgtatgtctCCTCCTTTTCTATGTCTTCTCATATGAATCTCTAGACTATCTTTATATGAGAAGGCCTTGTTACAAATCTCCAGCAATatgggttttctcttttttgtatgtaCTCTATGTGACTTTCTAGACaattttctgtgaaaaaaaattgttacaatctcacagctgtatggcttctcctctgTGTGTAATCTCCTATGAAGCGCTAGATTAGCTATATGCGAAAAGTTCTTGGTTTCAATCTCACATTTGTATGGCTTCTCTGTTGCAATTTTACTCTCATATGAATTGCTACATTAGATTTCCTTGAGAAACTTTGTTACAAATttcacaactgtatggcttctccttagTTGTGTTTTTCATGTGCCTTACCAGACAACTTTCCATGAGAATGCATTGTTGCAAATCTCGCAGctatatggcttctcttttgtatgtactacATTGTTTCTTTACAAGATTAACTTCTCTTAGAAAAGGCCTTATTACAATCTTGCAGCTtaatggcttctcctttgtatttgttctcatgtgcctcaccagattttttttttcgtgagaaggtATTGCTGCAATTTCACAGATGTATGgcccttttcttttctatgtgcTCTAATTTTCGTTACAAGATCATTTCTTTTAGAAAAAGTCTTAATGCAAGTGTCACAGCTATATGACTTCTTCTTTGGGATGAACTCTCACCAAATTATGCTTCTGTGAAAAGGCCTTGTTGTAAAGTTCACAGCTATATGGTTTCTCCTCTGTATTCATTgtcatatgattaaaaaaaactagattcatATAGGAAGGCCTTGCTGCATATATCACAGTTGTATGGCTTCCCCTCAGTATGTACGTCAACGTGCTTTTCTAGATCGCTTTTGGATGAGAATGTCTTATTGCATATTCCACAGTttttatggcttctcttttgtgtggACTCCCATGTGAATGTTGATGTACTCTTTTGAGACACTTCCTTGCCACAAAACCTCATGCAAACATTTACTTGTGGATTCAACTATTAGTTGTGTTTCCTCCTTCAGTCTATCCTCGTACATCACTTGAACCCCATCTGATGAACACGTCTTCCCACAGTCCTTATCCGTAAATGGTACTTTTGACATGTCATTAcaatcctgaaccaagttacatgaGTCTTTTGCATGTGATTCATGTCTCAGATCAAGAGGATTATGAAGgaaattattttcatgtattacaTTCACGTTAAACACTTCATTTCTCGCTTCATCTCCATAATCAAGTGGTTCCTCTTTTATTTCCAGGAATGTATCTTCGGTGACATCTTCGCTTAGCTCTTCCTTGACGCTGACTCCTGTGCCGAGTATTTCTTTGCCCGTGAGTGGGACGGAAGGCATCCTGTCACCGAGGaaactcatcatcaccctgtGAACGGAAAATAGAACCAAAATGACAGACTGCTTTAAAATTAGAAATCTTAAACACAgatacataactatacacatatatagatatatatacataaatgcatgtatatatatacttatatatacatatatattcaaataaacaaatatatatatatatatatatatatatatatatatataaatatacatataataaataaatatatatatatatatgtaaatttatatatatatatatattaaaatatattattatatataatatatatatatatatatatatatttatgtgtgtgtgtgtgtgtgtgtgtatagatatggatataatataaagatatattttatatacataatatatatattatttatacatatgtatataaataaataaatatctatattttgcattcatatgaacatattatatatatatgattatgtctgactgtatatatgtatacataagaaatatatatataaatatatatacatacattttcacacCTAAAACATTtattcacacaaatatatctataaaggtatataaacatatatacttatgtataaatatatatacacatatataaagatatatatatatctatatatattataaaatataattatatatatatattttaaacttataactatatctatctatctatctatctatctaccatatatattatatatataatatatatatatatatatatatatatatatatatatatatatatagtacaacaacacacacacacacccacacacacacacaccccacacacacacacaccacatataatatatatatatatataatatatatatatatatattatatataatatatattaacacacacatacaaccccacaacaccacacacacacccacacacacacacacacacacacacacacacacacacacgcaaccctggacacacacacacatacacacacacacacacacacacacacacacacacacatatatatacatagtagattgatagatagatagatattgatatagatatatataagtatatatgcatatgtataagtataaatgtattaatgtatataaataaatttataattgtataaatgtatattaaagtaaaatgtatagatgtataaatacaaatatatatatatatatatatattatatatatatatatataatatatatatatatatatatatatataaaatatatatattttatatatatatgcattcttatgtaaaattatatatacacatatgtgaacacacgtaacacacacagacagacagtcagagagacagacagacagacacacactcactcacacacacacacacacacaccacacacacacacacacacacactaacacacacacacacacatatatagatatacatatatatatatatatatatatataatatatatatatatatatatatatagaatatatatataataaattttatgaatgaacatatatatacgcatatttatataaatatgtatatatatattttatgtatatattatatatatatatatatatatatatatctatatatatatatatatatatatatatatatatatatatatattatatattatatatatatatatatatatatatatatatataatataataatatatatataatatatatatatatatatatatattatatatatatgtatatgtatgtgtgtgtgtgtttttgtgtgtgttttgtgtgtgtgtgtgcgtgtggttgtgtgtgtaaaaagtttcaataatgaaacatatacataattatttacacataaatagttttatatatgtaaaaagaggCATACAatttttcgcacacacacacacacacacacacgtatatatatatatatatatatatatatatatataatatatatatatatatatatatatatatatatatatatatatatatatatatatatatatataacattatatatatatatatatatatatatatatatataatatatataataatacatcacaCCAagcttacatatatgtgtatgtacataaatatatgtatccatctattatatatatatacacattcacttatataaatagatatatatttgtattagtatgtagaaatatatatatgtatatatatatatatatatatatatatatatatagatatatatatattatatagatattataaatatatatatatagtatatatatatatatgattatatatatatatataatatatatatatattttaatatatctatttataatgattatatatatatatatatactatatatatattattatataatataatattatattatatatatatatatatatatatatatatatatatatatatatatatatatatatatatatatatatatatattcatctatatattcatatatatttgtgtatatgtgtatttttatctgtatatatctatatatgtacacatacacatagatattcatgtgtatgtgtaatatatgcactatttcatttaaacataaatatatacatatttaaacagaaatgtatttataatctttatttaatagCTTTGGGAGTTTTTGCAAGAACTTTTAGCCAACAGGAGTGACAACCCAAAGGCACTCAATCGCGTCtaaaaaatttatctatttatctaactatctaattatccatcattaatctaatttatttatccatccatttattcatctaactaactatcaatctatccatctatccttccatcgatctatgtatctacttacttattttatttatcttacctACCTCATTATCTCCTCCTTAACTCTCCTTCAATTCC
Proteins encoded:
- the LOC119568544 gene encoding gastrula zinc finger protein XlCGF8.2DB-like, with amino-acid sequence MNTEEKPYSCELYNKAFSQKHNLSKIATEKPYKCEIETKNFSHIANLALHRRLHTEEKPYSLIHMRVQHKKEATQLQAFAIKPSHEEVVKINHMRVHTQEGNPITVTFAIRHSM